A genomic window from Ascaphus truei isolate aAscTru1 chromosome 1, aAscTru1.hap1, whole genome shotgun sequence includes:
- the LOC142468404 gene encoding uncharacterized protein LOC142468404: MLLLYIVAPGGHVSPEMEQVSSPGSASSTLLEEHHGDEDDEYDEDDATEETEIQSCDHEEVPIETVVPPNRPSTSTYDAIVASEGKIVDAENRRHSDMMTVLERMIGLQEETVSQLAHLHRVFIEVPKQLQKINTSFEALVVQQTQANYWRMTNVPQFNTSQPGSVHAGQFSPHSSDIHSPGPNVTGQVADIAVQVPDDILPLPSVQIQQQTPTKEATKTKQDTHETDQPSLVQCLPTCSHVSLGTSPVREQSLPKSPVGESLPKSPVGESLPKSPVDLYKYVLKVFNEY, encoded by the exons atgttattgttatatatagttgcccctggaggacatgtgtcacctgagatggaacaagtgtcttcacctgggtcagccagctcaacactactagaag aacatcatggtgatgaggatgatgagtatgatgaggatgacgccacagaagagactgaaatacaatcatgtgaccatgaagaggtgccaatagaaactgttgtaccgccaaatcgtccatcaacttccacatacgatgcaattgtagcttcagagggaaaaatagtggacgcagaaaatcgtcgccattcagacatgatgacagtgctggaaaggatgattggactgcaggaagaaacagtatcacaattggcacatctccacagagtcttcattgaagtgcctaaacagttgcaaaaaatcaacacctcattcgaagcattagttgttcagcaaacacaagctaattactggagaatgactaatgtaccacaattcaacacctcccagccaggatctgttcatgcaggtcagttttcaccacattcatctgatattcattcaccaggcccaaatgttaccggtcaagtagcagacattgctgtgcaggttcctgatgacatcctaccgctgccatctgtacaaattcagcagcagacacctacaaaggaggcgacaaaaacaaaacaagacacacatgaaacagaccaaccatcacttgtgcagtgtctaccaacttgctcacatgtgtcactgggcacaagccctgtccgtgaacagtcactacccaaaagccctgtaggtgagtcgctgcccaaaagccctgtaggtgaatcgctgcccaaaagccctgtag ACCTGTACAAGTATGTGCTAAAAGTATTTAATGAATATTAA